The genomic segment GAAGCCTAAGTTCTAGCCCCATTGCTGGCAATTAACAGTTGGGTAAAGCCAATGAAAGCTATGTTAAAGATCTAGATCTGTTACCAAACTGCAAGCATCACCTATCCTGCCTCTTTTCAGGACTAACGTGAGAAGCAAATGAAAGCACACGTAATGTATTTCAAAAATGACAAAccagacttccttggtggcgcagtggttaagaatccgcctgccaatgcaggggacacaggtttgagccctgctctgggaggatcccacatgccacggagcagctaatcctgtgcgctacaactactgagcctgcactctagggcctgcgagccacaactactgaagcccgtgctccgcagcaagagaagccaccgcaatgagaagcccgcgcaccgtaacgaagagtagccccactcgccgcaaagagagagcccgcgtgcagcaacgaagacccaacacagccaaaaataaaaataaataaattttaaaatatatatatatatcatagtctcttctaaaaaaaaagtgacaaaccAAATATGATACCTACAAATGTAGCTGGAGTTCAGAATTTTTCCTTGTGGCTCTCCTCCATCCAACTgacattattttccttatttctgtGGTCCCTGCTCCCTGTTTAGGCTAGAGCACTGGGTTGTCCAGTTCCTTTTCATTCAGTCCTACGGAATCAGCATTGTCCAGACTCCTCAATTCTGTCTTCCCTCACTCTGCCCCAACTCTCCCTCTGATAAATCTCATCTTCTGATCCTATGTCTTCTCTTTTATAAGAAACCCTCTCATTCAGGCTTCTTCTAAGAAGAATGACTTTTGGCTAGGGGTACCTTTTACGTTAAAATTTGACTTATAAAGATGTTCAATGAACTGTGAATACTACCTTCAAAATGATGAGACTTGAGAGGAACAAGAGGCTGTTAACTTCATATACTTTATACCGTTGGCTTGTTACTTCTTCTACTGCGCCCCCAGTGGAATTATATGGATTTGCAGAAATCCGTTCCATCAATCCCTCATCCCCCTTCTAGCTCCCTCTGGACCTTTGGAGTCCGTTCTCACCTGGAGTTCTTCAATCTTGGACAGATAATACTGGCGGAGTCCACTGCCTGCCTTCCCCTCTTCCAGCTCCATCTGAAGACACAGTGTAATTAGTTACCAACAGGTTAAACATCCAAGGGATAAAGCTACTTCCAGCTTGGATTTCGGAGATTTAAGATTTGGGTTCTAAGCCCTCACTCCATCTCTTCGGAACCATTTCTCGTGACTAAACTAAAACAGAATGAGAACGGTGCCTACCTCTTAAGACTTCCAGAAGGATCAAGAGACGACACACCCGGGAACGCTACACAAACCCCAGGTGTTATTACTACAGGAGGAGCCAGCAGGAAGGACGTGTCCCCCGACTCCCTCGACTCGCGGAAGGATGGGTTCCCGCTCCCACCGCTCCTCTCACTTACTCGGCTTCCACCGGGTCTTCCACTCCCGGCCCTGCCTTGACCCGCCGGGGGAGGCGCTGACACAGCAGATCCGGTCCCAGGTAGGGCCCAGTCTAGACTggcccacccacccccactccccccaccctcttGCCCCGACCGGCTGCCCACCTCGGATCACACCTGTTTCGCATCCAGCCCCAGTCCCCGCCCGACCACCGCCGCCATACCTGCTCTGGTCCGTCAAGCGCCATCTTCCCTCTTCCGCGGCCGGCATCAGAGCCGCCTTGGCGCGCAGGCGCAGAAGCAGGGGCTTGGGGACCGAAAAACCAAGGCAGAGAACAGTTCCGGGTCAATGGGCGGGGTGTGAGGACAGACGGTAACTTAAACAGGGGCCATGAGGGGAGGGGCGGCGGTACGTGAGATCAGGAGCTTTGAAAAGGGTTAGCAGAACTCCTAAATATTACTCTCCAGAAATTCGGTTTTGGTTAAAGTAACCATTTCTCCTGGTGCCAGCTTCCAACTTATAAAACCTGGGGACAGAAAATTTTTGTGGCCACGCTCAAAATGGCGGAAAACTTGGAGCCGGGGACGCGAGTGACGCAAGCGGAAGCGGAAATACGTTTGCTGCCCACACGTGCCGCTTCACGGGTGATAGAAATGGTGCTGGGTGGTGGTGAGTAGTGTGGACTGAGGCTCCGAGTGTGTGTGCGACGGCGAGTGGGAAACGGAGAGCGGAATCTAGTGCTCCGGGAAGAGACGTCCCAATTTCTGCTTTCTCTCCATATTGAGTGGCGCTCCCACCATGGGCAAAAAGGGCAAAGTCGGGAAGAGCCGGCGAGACAAGTTCTATCACTTGGCAAAGGAGACGGGTGAGTCAGGGTTCGCGCCGTCTGCGAGCGGGCGTGCCACCAGTCTTGGCCGGTTCGCCCCCTTTCCGAATATTGAGTTTTCCTTCCGTAGAAAGGGTGGTGGGTCGTAAGGCCGCAGAAATCCCGCTGGGAAAGCGCTTCACGGGCCTTACTTTGTCGCCGCCTCCAGGTTACCGTTCCCGCTCTGCTTTCAAGCTGATCCAGCTGAATCGCCGCTTTCAATTTCTGCAGAAAGCCCGAGCCTTGCTGGACCTGTGCGCTGCACCAGGTGGATGGTGTGTAACACCCGGCACCTGACGCTCCTTGTGGACGCGTTCTGGATTCCAGCCCTGGATGATTGAGAGTTGcatttggggtgggagggaaacagtAATACCAACCTCAAATTTCTCTACTCCCCAGAACGTAAACTGCAGGGGGAAAGATTTGGACCGTGTACTTACGATATGATTGGCtgataccgaccagggttcttggttttccccaatcaatagaaatggactagaggccagacaagaaattcaggcaaggttttcttggggcccctgctgcagcagggaggAGCGAAAACAAGTAGCAGGTTCCCTTGCTAGCCAGCTCCCCAAGGAGGGGGCTGGCTGGTTCCTTATATAGCGTGAAGGTGGGGGTGTGTCCGGGGGTCCGGCCTGAGGGGcggcttaggtggtttgcccacccctttggtggagCTGAGTGCTGGGGGGCATGTGCAGTGCCCTGCTGCctacaccctgtttttgctcccaaCTCTTCAGAAGTGACAGTGGGGTggtgtcttttttgtgtgtgtccatAATTTTTGTCTTCTTGTCCATAATTCACCCCAACTGGGTATGCATGCAAtgtttagtcccttatagtttctttgtattctgttgctcgaGTTGTTTTGTCCAGGTGCAAGTATTGCAGCAAAGGGTCcgaggtcccagcctgtctcgtTTCCACTGCACTTAGCAGGGACCCCTAACACCGGGGATGAGAGATCACATTgatgagggaggggaagggacagtCCAGGGTGTTTTAATCTTTACTTCTCTTTTATAGGCTGCAGGTAGCCACCAAGTTTATGCCTGTATCCAGCCTTATTGTGGGTGAGTGACAGGTGGTGCTCCTGGATGTTCCAGGGGGTGGGAGTGTGAGACCCTGTGTTCTGCATTTCCTTTCTCCCTGCTTGAGACAACCTTTTGGAATACTCTGCCCTAATACCTTCTAGGAGTGGATCTGGTTCCAATCAAGCCTCTTCCCAATGTGGTGACACTCCAGGAGGACATCACAACAGAACGCTGTAGGCAGGTAATAGGAATCTCTCTTTTCCTGTTCCCTTTATATGTAGACATCCACATTCATTCCTCTTCCCACCCTGATCCCCTGAAGGCACGTTTTTCCTGTTAACCATGCCTTGAGCAGTGCCTGCATGTTGTTTATATAACAAGGCCCATAATATTGCGTGTCCGCCCAGCCTTTATTTATTCAGGAAAGAGGTCTTTGGAGTTGGAGGAAGTGCAGAGATTTCAGTGACATCCTTTCCAGCGAATTCACTAGTAGACTGTAAGGTCCATGAAAACAAACGtgttatttttgctattgttgtaTCCCCTGTCCATGGCACAGGATTTGGCCGTGGTGGGCACTCAACAGCTGGCTGAATGAAGGGCTCCATTCGTAGccatttctgtatttctgttgCTGTGGTTTCTCTCCTCTGTAGGCCCTGAGGAAGGAGCTGAAAACCTGGAAAGTTGATGTTGTGCTCAATGACGGGGCCCCCAATGTCGGGGCTGGCTGGGTCCATGATGCTTACTCACAAGGTGCCGGGATCGGGGGGCATGGAGctgagggtggaggtgggcaTGCCCTCTCAGGCTGCAGAGGTCCTCAGCTAACTGTCTCCCCCCCACAGCCCATTTGACACTGATGGCTCTGCGTTTGGCTTGTGATTTTCTGAGCCGTGGTGGCTGCTTCATCACAAAGGTTTTCCGTTCCCGTGACTATCAGCCCTTACTATGGATTTTCCAGCAGCTCTTCCGCCGTGTCCAGGCCACCAAGCCCCAAGCCTCTCGTCATGAATCTGCAGAGATCTTTGTCGTCTGCCAGGGTGGGCATAACTTCCCTTGTTCTCTTGATTTAGTCTCCCACCTACCAAAGCACGCTTTCTTATATATCCTATTACCTTAGGATTCCTGGCTCCTGACAAGGTCGACAGTAAATTCTTTGACCCCAAATTTGCCTTCAAGGAGGTTGAAGTTCAGGCCAAGACTGTTACTGAATTGGTGACTAAGAAGAAGCCAAAGGTGTGtttggcgagtgggggccaccctCAGGTCCTGGGACTCGGGAGGTTGGGCCTGGTCAATCCTACAGACACCCCAGAAGGGACTGCTCAACATTCATTATTTCCCTTCCTAAGGCTGAAGGCTATGCTGAGGGTGACCTCACACTCTATCACCGAACTTCAGTCACCGACTTCCTCCGAGCTGCCAACCCTGTTGACTTCCTTTCCAAAGCCAGTGAAGTGAGTCCCCAGACTCGAGGGGTACGAGGGAGCCCCAGAAACATGGCCTGAACACCTCCCCTgactcttttccctcctcccGAACAGATCTCGCTAGACGATGCAGAGTTGGCACGGCATCCAACTACTACTGAGGACATCCGGGCGTGCTGTCAGGATATCAGGGTGCTGGGGCGTAAGGAGCTCAGGTTTGCACTGGGGGTGGGCATAGGTGCTGTGAGCCCCGAAGGCAGGGGACAGCCCTTGAAGGACGTGACGCTGGGTCTCTGGGAACAGGATGCTGCTGTGTTAGAGGTTTGGGGTGGGGGCCTGAACCTTAGGACTTCTGTGGCTCAAACGTGAAATTCGGGGTATGGGCCCAAAACGAGGAGGTGAGGACAAAAGGGAGACAGCAAGGTCAGGAATGGTATCTCTGGGGCAGGTCCCTACTGAACTGGAGAACGAAGCTTCGGCGGTATGTGGCCAAGAAACTGAAAGAACAAGCAAAGGCACTGGACATCAGGTGAGGAGGGAGCTAAACCAGGGCAATTGTTGACTGGGTGTTGAGGGGAAGCATCTGGGAAAATAACCGACTCCTGCAACTACTCTGTCAGCCTCAGctcaggggaggaagaggaaggtgaaGAGGAGGAGTCCGCAGCTGGGATGGGGCCGCAGCCctcggaggaggaggaggagctggaCCGGACCCTGGCAGAGATGAAGGCCCAGGAGGTGGCGGAGTTAAAGAGGtgaggggagctggggaggagctTGGGGAACCGCAAGGCAGAGTCCCTCGGTGGGTGAAGATGGGGAGAGAGGGTGAAGGCACGGATGGGGATCTTAAGAGCTGGGCAGCTTTAATTCCTCAAACCATAccctcaggaagaaaaagaagctgCTGCGTGAGCAGAGGAAGCAGCGGGAACGTGTGGAGCTGAAGATGGATCTTCCCGGGGTTTCCATCGCAGACGAGGGGGAGACTGGCATGTTCTCCCTGCGCACCATCCGGGGTCACCAGGTGAGGCGGGGTTTGGGGCCCACTGAGGGAACAGGAGGATCTGTTTGGGTATTTGGAGTTGGGGCGTCGGATGTCTTTTTGGTAAGTGTGCTGAAAGATCATGGCTCATGGTTGCTGTCTTCACCCGTAAATGACGTGATATGGGGAGATTgggaaaaaaacaagagcctTGTGTCTCAAAGGCCGGGAAAGAACACACCCCTAAAATAATGAAAGTAGGAAGATTTGTGAGTGTGGCGTAGATTTATCCTGTAGAACTAGAATATCAGAACCAAGAGGCCCTCGTTGCAGGAAGCTCAGGTTATAGGCGATGCAGCCAGGGTGCCTGGGTTACGAGCACGTGTGAGGGAGGGTCTCCCTCAAGAGGGGCACAGCGTTCTTCAGTTGACTGAGACCAAGTTAGCACCTTGCTGCACCCGGCTGCGGGATGGTGCTTTCTGCCGAATACCGGAGTCTGCTTTTCCTGGTAAAAGCAGCATCACAAACAATGAGCTTTCGTGGCTCTCGTGTGGGAAGGTAGTAACCAGCTCGTATTGTTGAGGGGGCAGTAGAGCACAGTGGTCCTGGAGCAGACTACCACTTACgtgctctctgcctcagtttccttatctgtaaaagaaaatgatagaccTACCTACTAGCGTTTttggaaggaataaaaaaaagatggtgtAATTCCTGGTATGTGATTCAAGAAATAGCTATAGTTGCCACGAGGAAAACAGATCTTGGAGTTGACATTATTAGTGAAACAGTGCTTCCTGTTAGATGTATACGGCATGGGCTTCTTTATTCAGTGGAAACAAGAGTTGTAGATGTTATTCGCTGGTGATAAGGTGCCTtctgaaagtaattttttaaaaagcagtgttttagaacattttaaaatccgACGCTAATTAGACCGTGGGGTACTTTTCCATAAACCTGTTTCTGCTACCACTGAAGAAGACACAGCTGAATGATATGGCCTAGAGTGGGATGTTTTAAATGGTTAATCCCATCACTTCCCTGTCTGTAAAAGAAGATATTATGTACTTGACACAGTGTGTTTTCTAGCGTTGCTGAGGATAAACTAAGGTGAtgaatatgaaggaaaaaagcagtatgTACCTTGTTAGTGCCCttgatctctgtttctctgtcaaACCTCAGTTGTTAGAGGAGGTAACACAGGGGGACATGAGTGCTGCAGACACGTTTTTGTCTGATCTGCCAAGAGATGACATCTACATATCAGATGTTGAGGAGGAGGATGATACATCTCTGGATAGTGACCTGGATCCAGAGGAGCTGGCAGGAGTCAGAGAACCTCAGAGTCTAAAGGACCAAAAGTGgtaaggaggggggaggggtgtggggaggtgtCTGCAGGGCACCCTCAGCTCAAGTCCGAAGCAGAGCTGGTGGCAGGGCTTGCCAGTTGGAGTGTGGGCAGCAGCAAGCCCTCCAGGGCACTGACCCTCCACCCACTTTCCTTGGGTGTACAGTGTACGGTTTGCTGAAGTGCAAGATggtaaagaggaggaggaagaagagaatccATTGCTGGTACCATTGGAGGAAAAGGCACTACTGCAGGAAGAACAGGCCAGCCTGTGGTTCTCAAAGGTGAGCAGAGGCTGGTGGCCAAGACAGACAGGGACTGGCATTCCCTGGGCAAAGGGTGCCTGACAATTTCCCCatcacaggatggcttcagcggGATTGGGGATGATGCCGACGAGGCCCTGGAGATCCGTCAGGCCCAGCTGTTGTACGAGAGCCGTCACAAGGGGCAGCAGCTGCCACCACCGCCTTCCGGTGTGAAGATGGAGAACAAACCTCCCCCGTGCCAGGATGAGGCCCCTGAGAGGGCAGAGGCTCCTTCAGGGACAGAGGCTGCCACTGGCCCTGGCGGGGAAGAGAGAGATGACAGTTCTGACAGTGACAGCAGTAGCAGTGAGGGTGAAGAGAGGTGAGTGGTTGCAGCTGATGGGAGAAGAGCTGAAGAGGAAGCAGTGATTGTAACCAGTACTCTGTAATTGGGAGTTTGCAGCTCTGACTGCAGATGGAGAACTTTAAATGCTGATGATTCTAACTTGAGTGGTCTGCAGTACAGCCTGGGTGGCAAGATTTCTGGAAGTTCCCCAAGCATTTTTAACTAAGAACCAGGGGTGAGGTGAGTAGGAGTGGGCCCGAGTGGTGTGGCTAACGGTGAGACATGCGTGCACggtcctcctccctcccacagcTGGAAACCACGCGGCAGGAAGAAGCGAAGCCGTGGGCCTAAGTCAGATGATGATGATGTCGGGTTTGAGGTCGTGCCTATCAAGGACCCAGGCGAGAGCTCTGCACCTACTAGAATGGGAGGCAACATGGAGGGGTCAGTGTTGGGGACTGAGCTttgacttccttccttcttccctctctagTGAAACATCGGATACTGGACCCTGAAGGCCTTGCTCTAGGTGCTATTATTGCTTCTTCCAAAAAAGCCAAGAGGGACCTCATAGATGACTCCTTCAGCCGGTAGGGGGCAGAAGGTCCCGAGAAGGGGTGGGGCGAGGAAGAGGGGAGGAATGATTTCTTTGAAAGCCTAGATTGGTGTCCTCTCCACCAAGGTACACATTTAATGAGGATGAGGGGGAGCTTCCAGACTGGTTTGTGCAGGAGGAAAAGCAGCACAGGATACGACAACTGCCTATTGATAAGAAAGAGGTGGAGCATTACCGGAAACGCTGGCGGGAAATCAATGCACGTCCCATCAAGAAAGTGGCTGAGGCCAAGGCCAGGAAGAAACGGAGGGTAAGCAGTGGGGCTGCCTGAGATtctgggtgggtggggcaggggtagGAAAAGAGGTCAACCTGACCGaggttcccccaccccccccacagaTGCTGAAGAAGCTGGAGCAAACCAAGAAGAAGGCAGAAGCTGTGGTCAACACAGTGGACATCTCAGAACGGGAGAAAGCGGCACAGCTTCGAAGGTGAGGGGCAGGGGGGTCACCCACAAAGGTACACGGGGGTGAAGGAGTGGTGGAAAGTCTCTAACCTGTGTCTTCCATTTACAGTCTCTATAAGAAAGCTGGGCTTGGAAAGGAGAAACGCCAAGTCACCTATGTTGTAGCCAAAAAAGGTGTGGGCCGCAAAGTGGGCCGGCCAGCTGGGGTCAGAGGTCACTTCAAGGTGGTGGACTCGAGAATGAAGAAGGACCAAAGAGCACAGCAACGGAAGGAGCAGAAGAAAAAGCACAAGCGGAAGTGAGCGGAGCCACCAGAACCTCTGAGGGACTGACTGTAAGGACGAGGAGCGATTCGGTGCGGCTTCTGGCCTCCTTTGTACCAGCCCTACCCACCCTTGCCTGCACGGCAGTCATCTGAAGAGACAGATTTGAGGTACCTGAACTCGTGGTGGCCCTGGGCAGTGAGGGGGACATCTTCCTGGCTGGAAGAAAGGGCTCCCGTTAAAGCCCCGCTAAAATGTCTTGTCGGTGCTGTCAGAGCCCACAACCCTTCTGTGGTGCTGGGCGAGAAGTCACACCATTTTTAGATCCTAAGGCGAAGTTCAGTGGCATTCACTGTAGTCTATTCTTGGGCAAGTGGGCCTCTCAAGTCTTCCCCCATTATCATCTGAATAAAACCAGGATGATTGATTGATAGATGTCTGACAACAGTTTAGTTCCTGGTAACTTGATAACTCAAAAAACATCTGGGTGTTCACACCATGTGCACTGTCCTACATCATATTTAATATGTCCCGACTCATGGTGACGTAGAAATGACAAGCCATCCACAGGTCCCANNNNNNNNNNNNNNNNNNNNNNNNNNNNNNNNNNNNNNNNNNNNNNNNNNNNNNNNNNNNNNNNNNNNNNNNNNNNNNNNNNNNNNNNNNNNNNNNNNNNNNNNNNNNNNNNNNNNNNNNNNNNNNNNNNNNNNNNNNNNNNNNNNNNNNNNNNNNNNNNNNNNNNNNNNNNNNNNNNNNNNNNNNNNNNNNNNNNNNNNTAGCTAAAAAATGGCAATTACTCTCAACCAGATTACAAGAGCCTTGGAGCCTTGAAGGCTGTTAAGGCAGGGAGGGAACACCAATCCTGCTGTAGGAGGAGGGCCCTGAGCATGACTGAAGTAGATGACCAGCAAGAGGGGTTTCTCTAGGCGCTACACCTGCAGCTCTAGGTAAGCTGCAGTTACGGTGATATTCGAAACTGAAAACAGGAGAAGGCCCTACCTAAATCCAGCAAACATCAAGTCTACGAGGCCAGCTACCATCTCAGGAAGACTAGGGCCCCTCCTCACTGCCCAAGAGTTACCAGTGAAAGCTCTTAACTAAATGCTTAATTTCAGACCGACCTGGAAAGCTGCTTTCATTGCCGTCAGCCGATCTCCCATGGCTCCTGTGGAGGGCTTGTAGGCCTCATAATTGCTCATTACATTGTTGTTACTTCCTCGGTCCTAAAAAATCAACACACTCATGAGGATGGAAGAGTAAGTAGGAAAGCCCACTGCCACAGACTGGGCCTCAATATACTGAAAACTGAAGTGGGAGCTGAAATGGGAATGGGAAATTTTTAGAAAGTTATGCTTTGTGAGAAAAGAGGCACGgtaatgaatcatttaaaaatgcttatgcCTTTCAACCCAATAATTCTATTTCTGGGAACTAACCCGAATGGTCAGAAATGAGGTCAGATTATGCCCAAAGCTGATCACTTGGTATTATTTACAGACACAAATATAAACATGTTtatgtaattatataaaaattacgtTAAGGCTGAAAAGGCCACAAGGCAGTACAGCACATACATGACTGCTCAGCCTCCAAGTCCAGACCCTAAAGAGTCTGAAACCTCAGCTTCAGTGCTCAGCACAGTGTGACCTCGGGTGCCTCCGTTTTATCATCTGTACTTACTCTGAGTGGCTGTGGAGACTGAGCTAACGTGTGGCTGCCCGGGCTGGCCCTGGCACATATTCAGTTCTCACTACCATCTATCTGCATGACCCACATCGTCATCATCACTGTAACATGGGGACAGATTTTGTATGTAACAAAGACACCAAGTTAACTGTGATG from the Delphinus delphis chromosome 19, mDelDel1.2, whole genome shotgun sequence genome contains:
- the FTSJ3 gene encoding pre-rRNA 2'-O-ribose RNA methyltransferase FTSJ3 gives rise to the protein MGKKGKVGKSRRDKFYHLAKETGYRSRSAFKLIQLNRRFQFLQKARALLDLCAAPGGWLQVATKFMPVSSLIVGVDLVPIKPLPNVVTLQEDITTERCRQALRKELKTWKVDVVLNDGAPNVGAGWVHDAYSQAHLTLMALRLACDFLSRGGCFITKVFRSRDYQPLLWIFQQLFRRVQATKPQASRHESAEIFVVCQGFLAPDKVDSKFFDPKFAFKEVEVQAKTVTELVTKKKPKAEGYAEGDLTLYHRTSVTDFLRAANPVDFLSKASEISLDDAELARHPTTTEDIRACCQDIRVLGRKELRSLLNWRTKLRRYVAKKLKEQAKALDISLSSGEEEEGEEEESAAGMGPQPSEEEEELDRTLAEMKAQEVAELKRKKKKLLREQRKQRERVELKMDLPGVSIADEGETGMFSLRTIRGHQLLEEVTQGDMSAADTFLSDLPRDDIYISDVEEEDDTSLDSDLDPEELAGVREPQSLKDQKCVRFAEVQDGKEEEEEENPLLVPLEEKALLQEEQASLWFSKDGFSGIGDDADEALEIRQAQLLYESRHKGQQLPPPPSGVKMENKPPPCQDEAPERAEAPSGTEAATGPGGEERDDSSDSDSSSSEGEESWKPRGRKKRSRGPKSDDDDVGFEVVPIKDPVKHRILDPEGLALGAIIASSKKAKRDLIDDSFSRYTFNEDEGELPDWFVQEEKQHRIRQLPIDKKEVEHYRKRWREINARPIKKVAEAKARKKRRMLKKLEQTKKKAEAVVNTVDISEREKAAQLRSLYKKAGLGKEKRQVTYVVAKKGVGRKVGRPAGVRGHFKVVDSRMKKDQRAQQRKEQKKKHKRK